One Methanomicrobia archaeon genomic region harbors:
- a CDS encoding Gfo/Idh/MocA family oxidoreductase: MQKLNVGIVGYDHVHVLRYVPAFLSTQTVRITKIAALGANKEVAKKDADSIGCSYYETLDKFFDGLDAIYVGTTPPDHKDVIELAAEAGVHVLCDKPIALTLSDADEIIRCAASAHVKLMVPFNPRFQIPFIRAKELIDGGDLGELQYIYAVKYGKSPRYIKGVDTAWFFDPERAGFGGFGDIGIHAIDALRWLTGSEAKRVYADIGKRLDAAIEIDDLGCMLITFANEVIALLSAGWANPPGYPKGLDVRFEILGTKGVALIEKPYHDFAISDNERREEQDWWRVDIQSAVDEFVASIIEDREPKITGKDGRAALEIQIAGYLSAETGKEVALPL, encoded by the coding sequence ATGCAAAAACTCAACGTTGGTATTGTGGGTTATGACCACGTGCACGTGCTCCGGTACGTTCCGGCGTTTTTGAGCACTCAAACCGTTCGGATAACAAAGATCGCGGCGCTTGGCGCGAATAAAGAAGTCGCCAAGAAAGATGCCGATTCGATTGGCTGTTCGTACTATGAGACCCTGGATAAGTTCTTCGACGGGTTAGATGCGATCTACGTTGGGACGACTCCACCAGACCATAAGGACGTGATCGAACTGGCCGCGGAGGCGGGTGTGCATGTGCTCTGTGACAAGCCGATCGCATTGACGTTGAGCGATGCAGACGAGATTATCCGCTGTGCTGCCTCAGCTCACGTAAAACTGATGGTGCCCTTCAACCCGCGATTCCAGATCCCGTTCATCCGCGCGAAGGAACTGATAGACGGTGGCGACCTGGGCGAGCTGCAGTACATCTACGCAGTGAAGTACGGGAAGAGCCCAAGGTATATAAAAGGCGTGGATACCGCGTGGTTCTTCGATCCAGAACGAGCGGGCTTTGGCGGGTTTGGCGATATTGGTATCCATGCGATTGATGCGTTACGCTGGTTGACGGGCTCGGAGGCGAAGCGCGTGTATGCGGATATCGGCAAGCGGTTAGATGCAGCGATCGAGATCGATGACCTCGGCTGCATGCTGATAACCTTTGCGAACGAGGTCATTGCCCTTTTGAGTGCGGGCTGGGCGAATCCACCGGGCTATCCCAAAGGGCTTGACGTCCGATTCGAAATTCTGGGCACGAAAGGAGTCGCGCTTATCGAGAAGCCGTATCACGATTTTGCCATCTCAGATAACGAACGAAGGGAAGAACAGGATTGGTGGCGCGTGGACATCCAGAGCGCGGTGGACGAATTTGTGGCGAGCATCATCGAGGATCGCGAGCCGAAGATCACAGGGAAAGACGGACGCGCTGCGCTTGAGATACAGATTGCCGGGTATCTGTCTGCGGAAACCGGGAAAGAGGTGGCGTTGCCGCTGTAA